In Sulfitobacter sp. OXR-159, one DNA window encodes the following:
- a CDS encoding glycosyltransferase family A protein, which translates to MSIGAVVIGRNEGARLERSLQALAGQVAQIVYVDSGSTDGSVAAARGLGAEVVELDMKHPFTAARARNAGVAALSEEITLVQFLDGDCILRDGWLAAAEAHLNAHPQLAVVCGRRREEHPETSIYNSLVDAEWDTPPGEARACGGDALMRLEALRAVGGYRAEMIAGEEPELCQRLRRAGWQIWRLEAEMTWHDAQITRFSQWWRRSLRAGHAFAEGAALHGAGPDRHWVAETRRALLWGALLPAVILLLALLLPWAAVGLMLLYPLQLLRLIRRGGAAWGFFTLLGKFPEALGVLKYHIRRDGRIIEYR; encoded by the coding sequence ATGAGCATCGGCGCCGTTGTCATCGGACGCAACGAAGGCGCCCGGCTGGAGCGGTCCTTGCAGGCTTTAGCGGGGCAGGTGGCACAGATCGTCTATGTCGACAGCGGCTCGACCGATGGGTCCGTCGCTGCGGCGCGGGGGCTGGGCGCGGAAGTGGTCGAGTTGGACATGAAGCACCCCTTCACCGCCGCGCGGGCCCGCAATGCGGGCGTGGCGGCATTGAGCGAGGAGATCACGCTGGTGCAATTCCTTGATGGCGATTGCATCCTGCGGGACGGTTGGCTGGCGGCGGCTGAGGCCCATCTGAACGCGCATCCTCAACTCGCCGTGGTCTGCGGCAGACGGCGCGAGGAACATCCCGAAACCTCGATTTACAACAGTCTGGTCGACGCTGAATGGGACACGCCGCCGGGCGAGGCGCGCGCCTGTGGTGGCGATGCACTGATGCGGCTTGAGGCGCTGCGCGCCGTGGGTGGCTACCGGGCAGAGATGATCGCCGGAGAAGAGCCGGAGCTGTGCCAGCGGCTGCGCCGGGCGGGTTGGCAGATATGGCGGCTCGAGGCCGAGATGACATGGCATGACGCGCAGATCACCCGGTTCAGCCAGTGGTGGCGGCGCAGCCTGCGTGCTGGTCACGCCTTTGCCGAAGGGGCCGCGCTGCATGGCGCTGGTCCCGATCGCCATTGGGTGGCCGAAACGCGCCGCGCCTTGCTTTGGGGTGCGCTTTTGCCTGCGGTGATTTTGCTGCTGGCGCTGTTGCTGCCATGGGCCGCAGTCGGGCTGATGCTGCTCTACCCACTGCAACTCTTGCGGTTGATTCGGCGCGGCGGGGCGGCTTGGGGCTTTTTTACCCTGCTGGGCAAGTTCCCCGAAGCCTTAGGTGTGCTGAAGTACCACATACGCCGCGATGGGCGGATCATCGAATACCGCTGA
- a CDS encoding glycosyltransferase family 2 protein, with protein MPRSMPRNMLAVGATRSLTPPCEWWPGLLPRPVKTVAANRSGHSHADQKAMAAVDRADCLSYHNGMKSPLHLLRRLRQRLHDARRRARFAASLQHLHGPSKLDVAPGEVVLIALVRDGSYYLDAFFRHYRAMGVQHFVFIDNGSRDDTITRIKAQKGTVIDRCILPLAEYEDLIRQHPAQTYSRNRWCLYVDMDEIFDFEGRSQIGIKGLTAYLEQQGYTALMAQMLEMFPKTSLAAAAGVPYKQALQSFLYYDISAVRKTDYHSPEIPFSALLADNDLSNDAVKFAFGGVRGKVFGENCCLTKHPLIFNGPEVTPAPHPHLSCGLRVADMTAVIKHYKFANDAAARDAETLGAGNLAHGEDARRMAVIGQNPDVSLFSLDARRWNRVELLYRAGFLVPSDSYSAHVAAWRDEHAA; from the coding sequence AAAACGGTGGCAGCTAATCGCTCGGGGCACAGTCACGCGGATCAGAAAGCCATGGCGGCAGTGGACCGCGCAGATTGCCTGTCGTATCACAACGGCATGAAATCGCCCCTGCATCTGCTCCGCCGCCTGCGCCAACGCCTGCACGACGCCCGCCGCCGGGCGCGCTTTGCCGCTTCCTTGCAGCATCTGCACGGGCCGAGCAAACTGGACGTGGCCCCGGGGGAGGTGGTGCTGATCGCCTTGGTGCGCGACGGCAGCTATTACCTCGACGCCTTCTTTCGCCATTACCGCGCGATGGGCGTGCAGCATTTCGTTTTCATCGACAACGGCTCGCGCGATGACACCATCACCCGGATCAAAGCGCAAAAAGGCACGGTGATCGATCGCTGCATCCTGCCGCTGGCCGAATACGAAGACCTGATCCGCCAGCATCCCGCGCAGACCTATAGCAGAAATCGCTGGTGTCTCTATGTCGATATGGATGAGATTTTCGATTTCGAAGGGCGCAGCCAGATTGGCATCAAGGGGCTGACCGCCTATCTCGAACAGCAGGGCTATACCGCCTTAATGGCGCAGATGCTTGAGATGTTCCCCAAAACCAGCCTCGCTGCCGCGGCGGGGGTGCCCTATAAACAAGCGCTGCAATCCTTCCTTTATTATGACATCAGCGCGGTGCGCAAAACCGACTACCACAGTCCGGAGATTCCGTTCTCCGCGCTGCTTGCCGATAATGATCTCTCCAATGATGCGGTGAAGTTCGCCTTTGGCGGCGTGCGCGGCAAGGTCTTTGGAGAGAACTGTTGCCTGACAAAACATCCGCTGATCTTCAACGGGCCAGAGGTCACACCGGCGCCGCATCCGCATCTGTCCTGCGGGCTGCGCGTGGCGGATATGACGGCGGTGATCAAACACTACAAGTTCGCCAATGACGCCGCCGCGCGGGATGCCGAGACGCTGGGCGCGGGCAATCTGGCGCATGGAGAAGACGCGCGCCGCATGGCGGTGATCGGGCAGAACCCCGATGTTTCGCTCTTTTCGCTGGACGCGCGGCGCTGGAACCGGGTCGAACTTCTGTATCGCGCGGGCTTTCTGGTGCCCTCCGACAGCTACAGCGCCCATGTCGCCGCTTGGCGTGATGAGCATGCCGCATGA
- a CDS encoding WecB/TagA/CpsF family glycosyltransferase: protein MKYGKGDAAVVVNVATSAALFQALRARFAKGQGFALATLNLDHLTKLPRNAGFAAAYHAQDLIVADGRPVVWLSQLAKQPVALMPGSDLIIPLCELAAEQSLPIAFFGSDEEALHGAAAALRARVSGLEICHIAAPPMGFDPESAEADTALRDIAKSGARLCFLALGAPKQEVLAARGREIAPGVGFASVGAGLDFLAGRQRRAPKWMRMLALEWFWRALQSPARMVPRYARCFAILPRLTLEAWRAR, encoded by the coding sequence ATGAAGTATGGCAAGGGCGATGCCGCGGTGGTGGTTAATGTGGCAACTAGCGCCGCATTGTTTCAGGCCCTGCGCGCGCGCTTTGCCAAGGGCCAAGGATTCGCGCTTGCCACGCTCAACCTCGACCATCTGACCAAACTGCCCCGCAATGCGGGTTTTGCCGCTGCCTATCATGCGCAGGATCTGATCGTGGCCGATGGCCGCCCCGTTGTCTGGCTGTCGCAACTGGCCAAACAGCCGGTTGCCTTGATGCCCGGCTCTGATCTGATCATCCCGCTTTGTGAATTGGCCGCCGAGCAATCGTTGCCCATCGCGTTCTTCGGCAGTGATGAGGAGGCCCTTCACGGGGCCGCAGCAGCCCTGCGGGCCCGTGTGTCGGGGCTGGAGATTTGCCACATCGCCGCCCCGCCGATGGGCTTTGACCCCGAAAGCGCCGAGGCGGATACCGCCCTGCGCGACATCGCCAAAAGCGGGGCGCGTCTGTGTTTTCTGGCGCTTGGTGCGCCCAAACAAGAGGTCCTCGCCGCGCGCGGGCGTGAGATCGCGCCGGGGGTGGGGTTCGCCTCTGTCGGGGCGGGATTGGATTTTTTGGCCGGGCGGCAGCGCCGTGCGCCGAAATGGATGCGGATGCTGGCTCTGGAATGGTTTTGGCGTGCCCTGCAGAGCCCGGCGCGGATGGTGCCGCGCTATGCGCGCTGTTTCGCGATCCTCCCGCGCTTGACGCTTGAGGCTTGGCGGGCGCGCTAG